The following are encoded together in the Peromyscus leucopus breed LL Stock chromosome 1, UCI_PerLeu_2.1, whole genome shotgun sequence genome:
- the LOC114685308 gene encoding LOW QUALITY PROTEIN: 60S ribosomal protein L37-like (The sequence of the model RefSeq protein was modified relative to this genomic sequence to represent the inferred CDS: inserted 2 bases in 2 codons) codes for MTKGTSSFGKRRKKTHTLCRRCGSKAYHLQKSTCGKCDYPXAKRRNTTGXGRMGHLKIVYRRFRHGFREGTTPKPKRAAVAASSSS; via the exons ATGACGAAAGGAACGTCATCCTTTGGAAAGCGTCGCAAGAAGACGCACACGCTGTGCCGCCGCTGTGGCTCTAAGGCCTACCACCTTCAGAAGTCGACCTGTGGCAAGTGTGATTACC AGGCTAAGAGACGAAACACTACCG CTGGGCGGATGGGGCACCTGAAAATTGTCTATCGAAGATTCAGACATGGATTCCGTGAAGGGACAACACCGAAACCCAAGAGGGCAGCTGTTGCAGCATCCAGTTCATCTTGA